The genomic interval GGCCAACGTACTCTACAAGATCACCAAATTTTTCAAGAGCAGCCCTTATTCTGCCCTCTATTCTCTCAACTGGTTCAATCTCATCGATGGCGAGTGAGATCAACTCCTCGTTTCCCCATGCGTTCACGTTGTGGAGTGAATTGAACTCTGCAATTATACCATCGATATCGCTCCTAGCAACACCAATTCTGAGTTTTTTGTCAGCCGCCTCAACGATTTCGGCATCTATGAAATCCATGTTTTCCATCTTCTTTCCGCATTCAATGCCAATGACATCTATACCTGTTTCAAGCAGTCTGTCGTAGTAGAGGGGATCGTGCAGGTGAATCTGAACATCCGCCCTGACGCTGTAATCCAGAGCTTTGTTTAGTAGATCGATATCGGGCTGCAGGTCTGGAGCTATCCCGAGGCTCGGCTCGTCTATGCTTATGCACTTCACGTTTTCATATCTGGTTGCATTCTCTACAAATCTTCGGATCGATTCTGCGATGTTCAAAAGCACGTCCTCGTAGATCACCCCTCCAAACTCTTTGTAGTATAGCTCAAAGGGTCCGGTTATGCAAACCCTGACTCTTTCAACCCTCATTTTCTCCACGTACTCAAGCTCCGGAATCAGGGCCTTTTTTCTGTCAATTAAGTATGGTTCTTCCTGAAACTTTTTGATAGGATCGAGAAACATTTCTATCATATCTCTGAACTGCGGATAGGTCGGAAGGTCAAGGACCTTTGCCTTCATCAGAAAGGCTCGCTGAACCATCTCCTCGTATTCCCTGGTGTTGATGTTGCCGTTAATCCAGTCCCTGCCGATACCCTCTGGCAGCGGAAAGCTGCCAATATCATCCACCTTCATGCTACTTCTCCAGTATCTCCCCTCTTAATGCGAGCCTCTCTATCTGATCCCTTAGTTCCTCCAGGTTATCCATGATCTCTCTCCAGCATCCTCTGTCGTCGCCGCAGTTCACCAGTTTGTCTCTGAGTTCGCGCAGCCTCAGTTTTATTCTCCTGACCTGATCTGCGTAGACCTCTTCTGATTCGGTGCCGTAAAAGATATTCCCCACCCTTCCTATGGCTGCTCTCAAAAGCCTTATTCTCTCTTCAACATCCCCGCTGTAATCGAAAGATTCGAGAAGTTCAACGAGATGGTCTTTTATGGAAACCATATCAAAGATAAATTATCTTCTTAAAAAAGTTTATCTCGACATCTCCCAGATGTAAACTCCCGCCCGCATCTCATACTCTCTGACTGGTTTGTAGCCCGCTTTTATGCACTCTCCCCTCTCAGAGGTGAACACGTAATCAAAACCTTCAGTACACCTGTCTCCAGAATATGCAACAGTCACGTGCCGCAGCATCCAGGGAAGCGGCCAGTAGTAATGTCCAGGCACGTAGACGAGAACCCTGTTCCCACTCTCAGCAAGGCTCTCTATTCTTTTTGCAATCTCAACTGCACCGGGTTGCGTCTGAATGTAGATAAGTGGTTCTCTTGTGTCCTGATAGTTCACGTAAGTAATGTGGACTGCAAAAATTAGTGTAAACAATCCGAGTATGCAGAAAGCAAACCTGAGAGCTTCCTTGTCCTCATCGAAAATTTCCTTGCCGGCAAAAACCGACCCGAAAAAGGCCAGAGGGGCGACAATATGAACAACAAGCCACGGGGTCTTGTAAGACATTGCATGGTAAAAAATTACCGATACAGCGGTCCAGAAAACTGCCAGAGCCTCCACGAAATTGAGCTCTCGCTTGACATAAAAGGCACCCAAAATGGCGATGCCCAAAGCGAGAAAATCGTATCTAAGCAGGATCAGTGCATAGTACCATACGGGATGGTAATGCACGCTTCCCCCAATGGCATTTTTCAGCCAGTAGGATATCGAGGAGCTGAGATAGTTTTCAATCCATTGAGCATTCAGCAAAGCTTCCATGGCGTTATTGTCAACAAAAGCCGATGAGTACATGAAAGCAGAGAAGAGTGCGAATACGGTTGCAGATGCTGCCAGGGCGGGAAGATTGATGTTTCTGAAGTAGTCCCGGCCTTCTGAGTAGATCCCGTAAACTGGGATGAGGACCAGAAAGCTGAGGTACTGAATCCAGTTTTCCTTCGATGTGAATATAACTGCCAGAAACAGAGCTGAAATGCATGCGTCAGCAATCCTCTTACTCTCCCTGTATCTGAGGTAAAAAAACAGAGCAACCAGAAAGGACGAAAGAACGATTATGTCGTTTCTCGCATATCTGGAGTAGTACAGGATTGAGGGTGAGAAGAGAAGAAAGAATGTGAAGATGTATGCGGAATTGCCAATCCATCTTTTAAGCATGAATCCGGCAACCACCCCCATAACACTGAATGCTGCTGCGGGAAGCCTGAGAGAGAAGTTGTTATCTCCCAGAATCCGGAATATAACTGAGAGGATGAAGTACTGGAAGGGACCGTGGTATGCAGGGTCGTATACATAGTTTTGATTTTCGATTACTGATTTTAAGGCTATCCAGCCGTGGATACTTTCATCAAAGTCAACTATCCTTGCATCAAGCCAGAGAAATCTGGTTATCAGGGCAATAAGCAGAACGATTAAAATTTCCTTCCTCATTTCCATCCGCCACTCCTGCTTCTGAAGTACAGAAAAACCGCCACTGAGAGTATGATGACAACAGCAGCAGCAATCGGATCTGTTTTAAACTCGCCTCTTTTGAAAACAAGGTAGGGGCTACCGGAGCTCTCAAATACCTCGTACTTTGAGCTTTCGAAGTTTTTAACACCTTTGTAAACCACATTTTCGTACTTTTCCACCGGCAATGCTGATAGTATGAGGAGACTCTGATTTTTCTGATTTCTCAATTCGAATACGTTGGATACCAGCTTGTAAGACAGGCCGATTCTTCCGGTCGAGTTGGCGGGGATAATGATGTCCTGGAACTCTAATTCATCGCCTTTTACTTTGTAGTTTATAAAACTGAGGGTGGATTCGTCAATTCTCAGGTTTCTGTGTGTGGGTAAGGTAACGGCCAGATCTCCTTCAAAATTTCTCCTACCCGAATTGGTTATCAGAATTATTTCGAAAACTTCCAGAGTGGGCTGAATGATGATATGCCTCATCAACGAAATATTCTCAGTGCTGCTGGTGAAAAGGAGGTTGAAGGTCACGGATGTGTTGTCGGTAACGTTCAGCTCGTTAACAAACGTCTTGTTCATCGCAAATAGTTTGAGCTCGTACCTGCCTTCGGGCAGTGATATCACGCTGCCGTTCGTGACGTTAAAATTCGTGCTGAAATTCTGACCTGTGACATTTAAAAGACACTCTCCATTGTAGCCGATCAGCACAACCCTTACAGAGTATTCCGCAGCGCTTGCAGTGGAGAGCAAGATCAATGCGATGAGAAGAAGTGCTGGCCTCAATCTACCACCCTCTCCATTGCACCCCACTCAACATCCCTTCCTCTGATGAACGAAATTAATGCGCTTATTGATGCGATCTGCAGGAGTACGGCGTGTGCCATCAATCCAATGGTGACCCTGATCTTAGAAATTTTTCTGTAGTGGTACAGCAAAAAAATCGGAGCGAGAATGAGAAGCGGGATGTAAAGTACCGGTACGAAGGTTAGAGTTAGCGCCATATACCACGAAACCCGGACTTTCCAGTGTGCATTCCTCATAATCTTCCTGTATCTCCAGAGCTGAAGGCCTCCGTGGTACCATCTTTTTCTCTGGTTGTACAGGTCGGTCCATGTGAGGGGAGCCTGCTCGTAAATTCTTGTGGTTTTCACAAGAGCCGCCTTGCACCCTTTTGCATGCATTCTAGTGGCATAGTCAGCATCCTCAGCCGTTGCCCACTCATGAAGTCTTTCCTTCATGAGCCACTCAGCTCTCAAAACGCCGATCATCCCGTTGAACTGCTTGAAAGAGCTTTTCTCCAGAAGAAAATTCAGAAGATAGTATTCTGCCTCCACAGTCTCCGAAACAAGGTTAATTCCGTTGTTGATGTATCTTTTCGAGGATGCGATGTAGCAGTCTTCACAACCCTCCAGCGCCCTGACACATTCAGTAATAAAATTTCTCTCAGGTCTTGAATCGACGTCAAATATGGCGATATAATCCGGTTTGAATTTTTCCAGGTAGTTTAGGGCATCATTTATCGCTCCTGCCCTCTTGCCTCTCCGACCATCCCTCAGAAGCACCTCAATTCCAAGTTTTTCAACTGTCTCCTTTCTTCTATCGTTCTTTCCGGCCCTGTCTATGACATAGAGGATTTTTACCTCAAAATTGTCATATTCAAGAGATTTTAAATGCTCCGCACTTCTCACCAAAATTTCTTCGCTCTCAAAGGGCGATACTGGTACCACTACTGCAACCCTCATGCAAGCATTTCTTCGAGCATTTTTGCCGTCTCTCCGGGATCGGCCCTTCCACGCGTCTTCTTCATTACCTGACCGACCAGAAAGTTTAATGCCTGTTTTTTGCCGTTCAGATAATCCTGAACAGCTTTGGGATTTTCCTCTATCGCTTCCTTGCAAAAACGAATAATTTCCTCCTTTGGTATGGCAAACAAACCCTTCTTTGCAATTATTTCGTCAACCTCGCCACCACTGTCAAGTTTGGTTCTGATAACCTCCACAACGCCTTTTTCTGTAATTCTGTCTTTGTCAAAATATTCTATCAGCTTGGCAAACTCAGAAGGAGGAAAAATCTCCATGCATTTCACGAAGCTCCATCCTCTGTAGTTCAACTCTCCCCTCAACACATCGACTATCCAGCTCGCAGCGAGTTTCGGATTTACATGCTTCGCCACATTCTCGAAATAGTCTGCCATCCTGACATCGAGAATAAGGACCCTTGCGTAGTTATCCCCGATGCCGTATTCAGCCTTCAATCTCTCCCTTTTCTCCTCTGGCATTTCTGGGAGGGTTCCCTCAACCTCCTTCAGAATCTCCTCTGTGTATATGGGGACGAGGTCCGGTTCGGGAAAGTAGCGATAGTCCTGCTCCTCCTCTTTGCTCCTGAGCGTCACTGTTATGTTTCTGGCTTCATCAAAGTGTCTTGTTTCCCTGGCAACTGCCCTTCCCCTCTGCATGAGATTCTTTTGCCTCATAACCTCGTAGGAAAGGGCCCTTTCGACACCTTTGAATGAGGATATGTTCTTTATCTCAACCCTCCCCCCTCCCCGGATCGATATGTTTGCATCCACCCTCATGGAACCCTCGAGATCGCCATCAAAAACGTCCAGATACTCCAGAATCATCCTGAGCTTGTTAAGGAATAGTCTGGCCTCTTTGGGGGAATTCATCACGGGCTCGGTCACGATCTCCAACAGAGGGGCCCCACTTCTGTTGTAGTCTATCATAGAGTACTTGGCGGTGGTTATGGAACCCTTGTAGCTGAGTTTTCCGGGATCTTCCTCCATGTGGACTCTCTTGAGCTGTATCTTCTTTTCCTGTCCATCAATTTCGATACTAACATAACCCCCAAGAGCAAGTGGACGATCGTACTGACTTATCTGGAATCCTCTGGGGAGATCGGGATAAAAGTAATTTTTCCTGTCAAAAACAGTAAAATGCTGAACTTCGGAATTAAGGGCAAGCGCAACTTTTATAGCTGCCTTTACGGCTTCTTTGTTGATTACGGGCATGGCTCCCGGCATGCCAAGGCACACAGGACAGACGTGTGTGTTCGGCGGACTGTGGTGGTAGTCCAGCGGGCATGAGCAGAAAAGTTTAGTTCTGAGTTTGTTAAGCTGAACGTGAACTTCAAGTCCTATGACCACATCGTCCATAAACTGTGAAAACGTGGACGTATTAAAAAGGTTGTGAAATCATGTGGAAAATACGGCTTGATCACCCCGTAAACTGGAAGCTGAAGCTGAAATTCTTCGTTTTACCGGATAGTCCGACTCCGGACATGGTTTTTGATGGAAAATGGGTGAGAGCGCTTAGAGTGAAGGATGAGATCGTTCCGCTGGTAATTTATCCTGAAAGCAGTAACGTTCTGGTTGTGGATACCAGCGAGGTTTCGGAGGGGGAAAAGAAGGTGGTTGAGAGGAAGATTGTGGACTATTTCGGCCTTCATGACCCTTCTGGACTTTACAGTTTCATGGATGGGGATGAAAAACTGAAGTTTCTGAAGGAGAGGTTTTATGGGTTCGGTAGAGCGGGATTGATGTCCATGAGCGTCTACGAGGGAGTGATAAAGGCTGTAATTCAGCAGCAGATCTCATTCAGGGTGGCTGAGAAAATAACGGCCAGAATCGTGGAGAGGTTTGGAGAGCGTAGTGAGCATCGAGGATTTGTGGCTTACGAATTTCCGGACCCCGAGTCGCTTGGATCTGCAGGAGTTGAGGATTTAAGGGATTGTGGTTTGAGCAGAAGGAAAGCGGAGGTCATAATTGACATCTCTGAGACGGCTACCAGCTTTGATTTTGAAATGCTAAGAAAAGCCAGGGAGGAGGAGGTTTATGAGTTTCTGACGTCATTCAGAGGAATCGGAAGGTGGACGGCTGAACTCGTGATGTCAATGGCAATCGGAATGAATGTTTTTCCAGCAGACGATCTGGGGGTGAGAAGAGCAGTTTCAAACCTTTATTTTGATGGAGAGCTGAAGAGCATTGAGGAAGTAAGAAAACTGGCTAAAGAGAAGTTTGGAAATTATGCAAGAGATGTCCTCTTCTATCTTTTCCTCTATGATAGAAGCTAAAGTTTTTTAGGAGGATGCTGAACTTTTATAAGAATGTTTCCCGAAATAGAGGAACTCAGGAGAAAAAGGAAAAAGCTTGGGGTAAGCCAGAAAAAACTTGCAGAGCTCGTAGGAGTGAGTCAGCCTCTGATAGCCAGGATAGAATCCGGAAATTTTGATCCAAAACTTTCCCTTGTGAAAAAGATTCACAGAGTACTTGAGGAGATAGAGGGTGGTAGAGTTGAGGCGAGAGTTGTAATGAACTCACCCGTGATTTATGTGTCCCCGTCAGACAGCTTGAAGAGGGTGGCTGAGCTGATGACCAGAAAGGAGATTTCTCAGCTTCCCGTCATCGAGAGGGGAAGGGTTGTGGGCAGCATAACGGAGACTGATATTGTGAGGGCTGTGATTGAGAAAGGGTCTCAGGCGGAAAATATCAGGGTTGGCGAGGTTATGGGTGAGCCTTTTCCCACCATAGACCCTGATGAGAGTGTGAGCGTTGTTTCTAAACTTCTGATGGAATATCCTGCAGTTCTGGTTGTACAGGGGGAGGAGATCGTTGGTATAGTGACGAAGCAGGACGTGATGAAAACCGTTACCAGGGATTGATCGAAAAATTTTAAGCGCCAACCGCTGTGACATTTTTGTGAAGCTGTCACACATGGTTATAATTCTGCTGATTCTTGCAGGTATCCCTCTAACACGGGCGTGGAGCATGGGATTTGACATAACGGGCACGCCTGAAGGTGGGTATCTGATTGCCGGGGCTACTGGATTGAATTACGGATACAGCCATGCGTGGCTAATAAAGGTTGATCGGAATGGAAACGAGGTATGGGATAAAACCTACGGGGGAAATTGCAGGTCACAAGCCTGGAGTGTGGCAAGAGTTGAGGGTGGATATGTATTTGGGGGAATTACAGGCTGTCGTGATGACGACGCATGGATTGTAAAGGTAGACGAGAATGGAAATATGGTCTGGAGCAGGGTTTTTGGCTACGGTGGTGGAGGGGACAGTGCGACAGCGGTTGCAAGGTCGGGAAAAGGTATGCTCGCTGCTGTAACTATAGCTCCCTGCAGGAATGGATGCACGAATGAGGATGTCTGGATAGTGAAGTTTGGGGCGAATGGGACTGAAATATGGAGAAAGGAAATCGACAACAGGAAGTACGACAGCATAAAAAGGATAATCAGAACCACCGATGGCGGGTACATCGGGGTGGGCGCTACTGGTGACTATGAAAATGGGAGCTACACCAATCTCGACCTCTGGGTTTTGAAGCTGGATGAAAATGGAAGCGTAGAGTGGAGTGACGTTTTCGACTACGGTCTTCTTGACGTAGCATGGGATGTTGTCGAACAGGATGACGGGTTCGTAATCGTAGGGGAGGTGTGGACATGTGCTTTGACAGGATCTACCAGCACATCAGCAAAATGCGTTTATCCCCTCGTTTATCCCATATTGCTGAAGCTGGATAAAGACGGACATCCTGTTGGGGAGAAGAAAATTGAGTGCGGCGGTATATGTGCGGGATGGGGAACAGTTGATG from Archaeoglobus neptunius carries:
- a CDS encoding glycosyltransferase, with amino-acid sequence MRVAVVVPVSPFESEEILVRSAEHLKSLEYDNFEVKILYVIDRAGKNDRRKETVEKLGIEVLLRDGRRGKRAGAINDALNYLEKFKPDYIAIFDVDSRPERNFITECVRALEGCEDCYIASSKRYINNGINLVSETVEAEYYLLNFLLEKSSFKQFNGMIGVLRAEWLMKERLHEWATAEDADYATRMHAKGCKAALVKTTRIYEQAPLTWTDLYNQRKRWYHGGLQLWRYRKIMRNAHWKVRVSWYMALTLTFVPVLYIPLLILAPIFLLYHYRKISKIRVTIGLMAHAVLLQIASISALISFIRGRDVEWGAMERVVD
- a CDS encoding methionine synthase, giving the protein MKVDDIGSFPLPEGIGRDWINGNINTREYEEMVQRAFLMKAKVLDLPTYPQFRDMIEMFLDPIKKFQEEPYLIDRKKALIPELEYVEKMRVERVRVCITGPFELYYKEFGGVIYEDVLLNIAESIRRFVENATRYENVKCISIDEPSLGIAPDLQPDIDLLNKALDYSVRADVQIHLHDPLYYDRLLETGIDVIGIECGKKMENMDFIDAEIVEAADKKLRIGVARSDIDGIIAEFNSLHNVNAWGNEELISLAIDEIEPVERIEGRIRAALEKFGDLVEYVGPDCGLFSFPSQKLALQLLENLRKAVDSVEG
- a CDS encoding CBS domain-containing protein, with the protein product MFPEIEELRRKRKKLGVSQKKLAELVGVSQPLIARIESGNFDPKLSLVKKIHRVLEEIEGGRVEARVVMNSPVIYVSPSDSLKRVAELMTRKEISQLPVIERGRVVGSITETDIVRAVIEKGSQAENIRVGEVMGEPFPTIDPDESVSVVSKLLMEYPAVLVVQGEEIVGIVTKQDVMKTVTRD
- the gatB gene encoding Asp-tRNA(Asn)/Glu-tRNA(Gln) amidotransferase subunit GatB; this translates as MDDVVIGLEVHVQLNKLRTKLFCSCPLDYHHSPPNTHVCPVCLGMPGAMPVINKEAVKAAIKVALALNSEVQHFTVFDRKNYFYPDLPRGFQISQYDRPLALGGYVSIEIDGQEKKIQLKRVHMEEDPGKLSYKGSITTAKYSMIDYNRSGAPLLEIVTEPVMNSPKEARLFLNKLRMILEYLDVFDGDLEGSMRVDANISIRGGGRVEIKNISSFKGVERALSYEVMRQKNLMQRGRAVARETRHFDEARNITVTLRSKEEEQDYRYFPEPDLVPIYTEEILKEVEGTLPEMPEEKRERLKAEYGIGDNYARVLILDVRMADYFENVAKHVNPKLAASWIVDVLRGELNYRGWSFVKCMEIFPPSEFAKLIEYFDKDRITEKGVVEVIRTKLDSGGEVDEIIAKKGLFAIPKEEIIRFCKEAIEENPKAVQDYLNGKKQALNFLVGQVMKKTRGRADPGETAKMLEEMLA
- a CDS encoding flippase activity-associated protein Agl23 → MEMRKEILIVLLIALITRFLWLDARIVDFDESIHGWIALKSVIENQNYVYDPAYHGPFQYFILSVIFRILGDNNFSLRLPAAAFSVMGVVAGFMLKRWIGNSAYIFTFFLLFSPSILYYSRYARNDIIVLSSFLVALFFYLRYRESKRIADACISALFLAVIFTSKENWIQYLSFLVLIPVYGIYSEGRDYFRNINLPALAASATVFALFSAFMYSSAFVDNNAMEALLNAQWIENYLSSSISYWLKNAIGGSVHYHPVWYYALILLRYDFLALGIAILGAFYVKRELNFVEALAVFWTAVSVIFYHAMSYKTPWLVVHIVAPLAFFGSVFAGKEIFDEDKEALRFAFCILGLFTLIFAVHITYVNYQDTREPLIYIQTQPGAVEIAKRIESLAESGNRVLVYVPGHYYWPLPWMLRHVTVAYSGDRCTEGFDYVFTSERGECIKAGYKPVREYEMRAGVYIWEMSR
- a CDS encoding DNA-3-methyladenine glycosylase family protein; protein product: MWKIRLDHPVNWKLKLKFFVLPDSPTPDMVFDGKWVRALRVKDEIVPLVIYPESSNVLVVDTSEVSEGEKKVVERKIVDYFGLHDPSGLYSFMDGDEKLKFLKERFYGFGRAGLMSMSVYEGVIKAVIQQQISFRVAEKITARIVERFGERSEHRGFVAYEFPDPESLGSAGVEDLRDCGLSRRKAEVIIDISETATSFDFEMLRKAREEEVYEFLTSFRGIGRWTAELVMSMAIGMNVFPADDLGVRRAVSNLYFDGELKSIEEVRKLAKEKFGNYARDVLFYLFLYDRS